The Microcystis panniformis FACHB-1757 region ATCTGGGTAGATAGGGAAAAAGCAAGAATCCCTACAAGATGAAAACCGAGAACAGAATCTTCTCCCAAGTTTATTCCTATCTAGAACAAGGAAGCCGATTTGTGGATAAAAGACATTTAACCGTCCTCAGTTGGATGGTGACAGCCCTACTCAGTAGTCAAAGTCTCAATCAAGCCAGATGGGAACCCTTTGTACAAAGCAGAGCCGAACAAGCCAATAGTTATCAGAGACGGTGGAATCGCTTTTGCCAGAATGGAAGAGTAGCGGTGGAAAAGATATACATCCCCTTAATATTGAAAGCCATCGAGACTTGGAAGGAGAAGGGGGAAAGACTGTATCTAGCAATAGATACCACTCTGTTGTGGAATCAATACTGCTTTGTCTATCTAGGGTTTGCTGAATAACTGTGAAATACTTATGATATAAGGATTACAGCCATATTAAATTCCCAAAAAGTCAAGAAAAAGGGACAGAAAACGGCTAAAATTGCTAAAATACCCTTGCACTTATCCGACAAGAACATATGTACCGAAAAACGAACGAGTCTTCAATTGCCCCAGAAAACTTTGAGTTGCCTTTTGAGGGAAAATTATCAGCAGATAATCGCTGGATAATAATGGCAGAGTTAATTCCCTGGGAAGAATTTGAAGAAGAATATGCCCAAAATTTTGACGAAGAAATGGGTGCGCCAGCCAAACCATTTAGGATGGCATTAGGAGCATTAATTATTAAGGAAAAATTAAAAACAAGCGACAGGGAAACCATAGAGCAAATCAAGGAAAACCCCTATTTACAGTATTTTCTAGGGATGTCAGCCTATAGTAATGAAGCTCTATTTGATGCGACAATGTTCGTTAATTTTCGTAAAAGAATCAGTAAGAATTTAATCAATAAAATTAATAAAAGAATGGTGATGAGAGAGAGAAAAAAGAAGGAAATTGAAGAAAAAAGTGAAAGAAAAGAAGAAGAAAAAGAGAGTCAAATAAAAAATAAAGGAAAATTAATATTAGATGCAAGTTGCGCACCTGCTGATCTAAGTTATCCCCAGGATTTAGGGATATTAAATCAAGCAAGAAAGAAAACAGAAAACATTCTAGATTGTCTCTATCAAAGTTTGAGAATCAAGCTGAAGAAAAAGCCAAGAACTTATAGAAAAAGAGCGAGAAAAGATTATTTAAAAGTAGCCAAAAAACGTCGTTGTTCTCAAAAAGAAAGACGAGAAGCTATCAAGAAGCAACTGCAATATATCAAAAGAAATCTATCTCAAATAGAGAAATTAATCGAGGGGGGATCAGAGTTAAGTAGTCTCAGCAAAAGAAACTACAAAATGTTGTTAGTGGTGACAGAAGTTTATCGTCAACAATTGTGGATGTGGGAAAATAAATCATCGAGAATTGATGATAGAATTGTGAGTATAACCCAACCACACATCCGCCCTATCGTTAGAGGAAAAGCAGGAAAACCAGTTGAATTTGGAGCAAAAATCTCAGTAAGCTGTTTTGAGAGTTATGTATTTTTAGACCATTTAAGTTGGGATAATTTTAATGAATCTGGGGACTTACAAGCGCAAGTAGAAGAGTATAAAGAATTCACAGGATATTATCCAGAATCAGTTCATGTTGATAAAATTTATCGAACTAGAAAAAATCTAGCTTGGTGTAAAGAAAGAGGAATTAGAATCAGTGGAGTTCCTCTAGGAAGACCACCTAAAAATATTAGTAAAGAAACTAAAAAACAAGCTCTTGAGGATGAAGGAATTCGGAATGCAATTGAAGGTAAATTTGGTCAAGCAAAAAGAAGATATAGTCTTGATTGTATCATGACAAAACTTGATAAAACTTCAGAAACTTCCATTGCCATTACTTTTTTAGTCATCAATCTTTCTAACCTGCTTAGACAGGTTAACTGTCTTTTTTTGTCCCTATTTCTTTATACATCTAAATTTAGCTTTATTCATCCCTCTTTGATTAGAAAAGATGATAAAAAAGCTGATTTCTCAACAGAAAAACTTATCTTAAATTCGGGCTGATTTTTGAGAGTTTTTGTTTTTTACTTTTTCAGCAAACCCTATCTAGCGGTGGTCTGCGGGGGGAGAGCCGTCCCCTTGATGTGGATGGGATTAGAACATGGTAGTGCCAGCCTAGCTTTTGAGAAATACGAACCCTTGTTGGACAGAGCCAAAGGCTATCTTCAGGGCTTTGAGAATGTCATGCTGTTAGCCGACCGAGGCTTTGCCAATCAGCAATTAATTCAATGGCTCAGGAAAAATACTTGGCATTGGTGTCTTCGCTTACCTTGCGATACCCTCATTTACGGTGTTCGCCGTCGGGGTTTTGGCTATGAGGTCAGAGAACTCTATCCTCCCAAACGGCAAGCCTGCTTTGATCGCAACGTTCAAGTCTGGCAGGAGGCTAGAATCACTGCTCATCTTGCTTTAGCCTCTGTTCCAGGGGTTAAGGATAATTGGGCAATTCTGAGCGATGAACCTCCTACCCTTGACACCTTCTGGCAGTATGGTCTTCGTTTTCCCATTGAACATCTCTTTCAAGGGCAGTAAATCGGGCGTTTTTGACTGGGAACATTCTCGTGTTCGCTCTGCTGCTTGTTTAGAACGTCTCTATCTCATTGTTGCCATTTCTATTCTCTTTGCTACTTTAACTGGCATGGCGGTTCAACAATCTGGCTCTCGCCGTCAGGTTGATGCTCATTTTCGGCGTGGTTTGAGTTATTTGAAAATTGGTTGACGTTGGCTGGCGGGAGTTGTTCATAAGGCGCGTCCCTTCTTGCGACTTGACCACTTATTTTCTGTTGACCCTTTTCCCTGTTGGCTCTTCTCGCAAAGCTCGTCAGGATTATTATGGCAAAATTACCTTTTCTTTTATTCAGGAGTTTGAGGCTTTCACATAACAGTACTTGTCTTTGTATTGAAAAATGTGTCCGTCAGTCAGAGTATGTTGTCTTGGCATCTTGTATGTTGATTTAGCATAAAGAGTAACGAAGAGCCACAAATATCAACCTCTAAAAGCTCTGGATATTCCACCAGGGACTGAGCAGTTTTTCTCAGGAATTTATTAGACAGATTCTCATAAACTTGGAGCTTTTAATTTGGCAACTTGCGGTCAGAGACGCTATCGTAGTAAACAAGCCGAAGCTCCCTGGTATCTTCTTACTAATCTTGACTCTTTAGAGAAGACTTTAAAGTTATATGAATCTCGTTTTGGCATTGAAGCTATGTTCAAAGATTGTAAAACGGGAGGTGATAATATCGAGAAGACTAAAGTTAGTGAACCTCGCTTTTTAGCTCTTGTTTTATTGATTGCTATCGCCTATTCTTTAAATACGATACGGGGTCAACAACTCAATATTTTACCCCACCGTGTTTATATTTGTCGCCTCAAAGAATCTAATCGTTCTGCTGAAAGACATAGTGATTTTTGGATAGGTACTTATGGTACTTTTTGGGTTGAGTCGATGGATACTTTCTCGGAACTTGCCTTTTCTTTGATCCGCCTCAAACCCCAGAAAAACCCTTATTTCTCCAAAGGGTTAACGGCTATGAGCCTTATAAAGCAAGCTTTTTAACTGTTCTGTCACCCCTTGAGCTAAAAGCCTTATCTAACAAGGTTTTTAGATTTATTCAGCAAACCCTAATTAAGTAGGGTCTGCTGAAAAAGTTTTTCCTGGGGGTAGGAGTCAGTAGCCGGTCGTCAGGAGTCGGTCGTTTCAGGCTTTGTTGCCCTTGTTTTTTGTACCAAGCGATGTACCACAAGAAGGATAATGCAAGGTTTTTGAAAGTCCCAATCCTATTTTCTTGCACTAACATCGGACTTTAACAGGTCAAAAGCCTTATTTTAAAAGGGTTTTACCATTATTCAGCAAGCCCTAAGTAGTTCGACAACTGAAATGTATATCTGGACTTCCCCCATACATAAATACTAAAAAATTAACAAAACCCTTACTGCAGGTCGCTTCTAAGAAAAAATTGAAAAGAGACTACTGGGTACATTTTTCACTTGAAAATGGCTGTACCGTTGACTGTATCTGGAGTAGAGCAATTCCGTAGAGTTGGCTGTATAGTGATCGCTAACCTGATTTTAACAGATAGTGTCATTAATCTCTAGAGTAAGGGATTCCCTCTGTAGCCATGTTTTTGCTGATTTTCTGCCCCGAAACAAGCTATAATGGTCCAAAGGTCAAATTTGAAAATTTTTGCCTCAAACCCTATCTGCGTAAGAACTTCAGGATTTTGTGTCCAGTAGTTCATTGGTATTGTATTGCTTGAACTCAGGCTCTGTAAGACTTTTAGCCATAGCTAGTATGTTTATACGGGGGAAGTCCAGGTATATCTATCGTTGCTAAGTAGTCGTGCAAAATTAATTTCCTAGTCGAGACAGGAGACTCCGAGACAGGAGACTCCGAGACGGGAGACGGGATACAGTTATTAGGGATCGGATTTGAGTTTTCAGTTCACTGTTTACTGATCACAGCAGAAGTCTGACGGAGTAGTGGCTTAGATGTGTAATTAATTGTGCTTAGCGCTCTTGGAGGGAGTCTGGCAAAAGTCTTACAGTCTCTAAACTCTAGCTCTCTTATGGGGTAAGCCTTCAAGCTATCGCTAACTAACAGAAACCCGAAATTTGAGTTTTTATTAGAAAAAAAGTTAGCGATCACTTGTCAACCAAGGGTTTCAGGGTAATGATTCGGTAGTAGTGGCGTAGCTCTCTTGCTTACCTGGTATGAATTGTGTAAAATATTTATTAATAAAAATAATTGGAACCCGCTCAGTCTTTAAACCTCTAGCTTGCTCATGACTTTTCTGATAAATATCTTTTTCTGGCTCCTGTCTGGCTTACTGAAATATCAGTCTAGCACCGAACAAAGTACCCCCTTCACCTCCGTTCCCCTGTCAAGCGTTGTGGTTCTCACCATAGGATCAAGAATGGTTCTATTCCTAAGGGAAAACCCAAACGTCAAGGTAAAGAATGTGGTCGTCAGTTTGTGATCAATCCCACTAATAAAACCGTCTCTGACGAAACCAAACAATTAATTGATAAACTCTTGCTCGAACGAATTTCCTGACGAGGAATTGCTAGAGTAACAGGGGTAAGTTGGTCATGGTAACAAAATTATGTCAACAATAAACTGGCGGCTGTCCCCCGTCAAATAAAGGTTTTGGACAAACCAAAAGGTAAATTGGTTAGAGAATGTGATGAAATGTGGTCTTTGGTTTTTTCTAAGACGATAAAGGTCTATATTTGGCGGTTAATTGATAGAAATACAAGGGAAATTATTGATTGCTATGCGCGGAGATAGGAGTCGTCAATCAGCCAAAAAACTTTGGGCCAGTTTACCAGGCGTTTACCGACAATGTGCAGTTGCTTACACAGACTTTTGGGAGTCATATAAGACAGTAATTCCCAGTAAACGTCATCGACCAGTCGGGAAAGAAACTGGTCAAACTAATCCTATTGAAAGATTAAATAATACCTTTCGACAAAGGATTTCTCGGTTGGTGAGAGAGAGTCTATCTTTCTCTAAAAAAATGGAGAATCACGTTGGGGAGCCCTTTGGTATTTTATCCATGACTACAATGCACACCTGGCAAAGGATTAAGCCGCCATCACTACTACCGAATCACCACCGGTTTCAGAATCTGGATTCCGTCGGGGATTTCCGAAAGTTCCAGAAGAGCGATAATTGCGATGATTAAGCCAATAATTGGCACATTTATCGGCGTTGTCAGATCAGAAGCTGATAACTGATTACTTCCTCAGTAGTTCTTCGGCATTTTGCAGGATTTCGAGGACTTGTTCGGCACTAATCAAGCGTTTTAGCACCACTTGCCCGATGGTGGGGACAGTATCGGCAATTTCGGCACTCTTGGGGGCAACTTCTACCATAATCACGGCTTCTTCCACCTTATAAAGCCATAAAACCTGTTCTCCCTCTAAAATACCGATATTTAATCGCTCTATCTGCGGTGGTCGTCGCCAACTACTCGCATGGTCCCACAAACCGCCAAATTCCCACACCCGTCCTATTGTCCAACCTGCCGTTAAGAAAAAATATTTCACTTTGTTACTCAATCTAGAATCAATCTCTAGCTTTCTGGCTTAATTAGTTTTCAGCCGTCAAATTTTATCAAAAAACTGCTAACGTCCCGTTAATTTCACTACCCCAATCCCCCCAAAGTATAGACCCAAGACCGCCCCTGCTAACAGGGATTGGGTGAGAGGATCTGTGGAAGGGGTTAAAATTGCGCCTAAAATCACCGCACCCAAAACCACGAAACGCCAACCCGATAACATCGTTTGCGAGGAAATAATGCCTAAAAAGCTCAAAATCAATTGAATAACGGGAATTTGAAAGGCGATGCCGGTACTAAACAGCAAAAGTAAGACAAATTCAAAATAGCGCTCGATCGACCAAGCTTGTTCGACCACTTCCGCCCCATAATTGACAAAAAAGTTTAAAGCGGCGGGAATCAGGGCAATATAGGCAAAAAATAAACCAGCAAAAAATAAAACACTCGATCCTAAGACTACCGGGACAATTAAACGCCGTTCGCGACGGGTTAACCCCGGCAGCACAAAGAGGATAATTTGCAACAGAATGACGGGACTAGCCACCAGTATGCCGCTATATCCAGCTACTTTTAGGGAGACGAAAAAAAATTCTCCCGGAGCTAACTGCAAAAATTTTACCCCTTGGGCGGGAACTTCCAGCACTTGTACTAGGGGTTTAACGAAGATAAAACATCCCACCGCACCTACAGCCACGGCAATTAAACTATAAAAAATCCGGCGACGCAACTCCTCCAAGTGGTCAAATAAGGACATTTCCACTTCTCCGGGTAACTCATCGAGATATTCGGGACTGTCTGGGGGCGGGGTTTTTACTTCTGTCGATGACATGGCTTTCGCTCGATCGTTCTCTACTCAAGCCTTTATCCTAGCATTGTTGACCCTTAGCCTTGAATCAGTTATCAGTTATCAGATGTGAGTTTTTAGCGGACAGTCTTAATCGGGGGTCAGTATTCAGCTTTTATTTATTCTCCCTGCTCCCCATCTCCCCATCTCCCCACTTCCTAATCACTTTAAAAAAATTTGCTATGATATAAGCACTTGTTTAGTATTTGGTAAAAATTACCATAAACCCCACCGTGTTCACAACTGTTCAACCCGCAAATCGATCGAGCTTACCTGATGACCTATTTACGGCAATTAAAGAGCTTAAACGGCAATTAAACGCCGTTATTCTGGCTCACTACTATCAAAATTCTGACATACAGGATATAGCTGATTATATTGGTGATTCTCTAGGTTTATCCCAACAGGCTGCCCAAACGCCAGCAGATGTGATCGTATTTGCGGGGGTTCACTTCATGGC contains the following coding sequences:
- a CDS encoding IS5 family transposase; this translates as MYRKTNESSIAPENFELPFEGKLSADNRWIIMAELIPWEEFEEEYAQNFDEEMGAPAKPFRMALGALIIKEKLKTSDRETIEQIKENPYLQYFLGMSAYSNEALFDATMFVNFRKRISKNLINKINKRMVMRERKKKEIEEKSERKEEEKESQIKNKGKLILDASCAPADLSYPQDLGILNQARKKTENILDCLYQSLRIKLKKKPRTYRKRARKDYLKVAKKRRCSQKERREAIKKQLQYIKRNLSQIEKLIEGGSELSSLSKRNYKMLLVVTEVYRQQLWMWENKSSRIDDRIVSITQPHIRPIVRGKAGKPVEFGAKISVSCFESYVFLDHLSWDNFNESGDLQAQVEEYKEFTGYYPESVHVDKIYRTRKNLAWCKERGIRISGVPLGRPPKNISKETKKQALEDEGIRNAIEGKFGQAKRRYSLDCIMTKLDKTSETSIAITFLVINLSNLLRQVNCLFLSLFLYTSKFSFIHPSLIRKDDKKADFSTEKLILNSG
- a CDS encoding transposase; its protein translation is MRVFVFYFFSKPYLAVVCGGRAVPLMWMGLEHGSASLAFEKYEPLLDRAKGYLQGFENVMLLADRGFANQQLIQWLRKNTWHWCLRLPCDTLIYGVRRRGFGYEVRELYPPKRQACFDRNVQVWQEARITAHLALASVPGVKDNWAILSDEPPTLDTFWQYGLRFPIEHLFQGQ
- the tatC gene encoding twin-arginine translocase subunit TatC; amino-acid sequence: MSSTEVKTPPPDSPEYLDELPGEVEMSLFDHLEELRRRIFYSLIAVAVGAVGCFIFVKPLVQVLEVPAQGVKFLQLAPGEFFFVSLKVAGYSGILVASPVILLQIILFVLPGLTRRERRLIVPVVLGSSVLFFAGLFFAYIALIPAALNFFVNYGAEVVEQAWSIERYFEFVLLLLFSTGIAFQIPVIQLILSFLGIISSQTMLSGWRFVVLGAVILGAILTPSTDPLTQSLLAGAVLGLYFGGIGVVKLTGR